The following coding sequences are from one Acidobacteriota bacterium window:
- a CDS encoding ROK family protein translates to MSSLSNSETGSLGISVRSAGLTAVTLAEGKIVFRKEAVLGTESGIAERIAAFGRECLAEVGGEVERVGIAVPGLISNDRNRVEFSAAFPELSRTEIGAMLADAWGKPVTVENDANSGALGEYRFGAGRNAASMFYATLGTGIGGAIVLDGDIWRGSSGFAGEFGYVAINSDGLRLEDVASGPNIVRRAVSRIHQDATSDLASLDDSQLTVEKIVESAVKGDDFAMMMLERTGTYIGSALASVINLLNIERVVLGGLIMNAGDSVLDSIVSRARELSFGPSFRDLTIVSGELGTDAYAIGACIAGNGK, encoded by the coding sequence ATGTCCTCGCTCTCCAATTCTGAGACCGGTTCACTTGGCATTAGCGTTCGTTCGGCCGGGCTTACGGCCGTGACGCTGGCTGAGGGTAAGATCGTCTTCAGGAAGGAGGCGGTGCTCGGCACTGAATCTGGGATAGCGGAGCGGATCGCGGCGTTTGGACGCGAGTGTTTGGCGGAGGTTGGCGGCGAGGTCGAGCGTGTTGGGATCGCGGTCCCGGGTTTGATAAGCAATGACCGCAACCGGGTCGAATTCTCGGCTGCATTTCCTGAGCTTTCACGCACCGAGATCGGTGCAATGCTTGCCGACGCTTGGGGCAAGCCCGTCACGGTCGAAAACGACGCCAATTCCGGAGCGCTTGGTGAATATCGCTTCGGGGCCGGCCGCAATGCGGCGAGTATGTTCTATGCAACGCTCGGCACCGGCATTGGCGGGGCTATCGTCCTCGATGGAGATATCTGGCGCGGAAGTTCGGGTTTTGCGGGTGAATTTGGGTATGTGGCTATAAATTCCGACGGGCTTCGGCTTGAGGATGTTGCATCTGGCCCGAACATCGTCCGGCGTGCCGTGAGCAGGATACATCAGGACGCTACCTCAGACCTTGCTTCGCTCGATGATTCGCAGTTGACGGTCGAGAAGATCGTCGAATCGGCGGTAAAGGGCGATGATTTTGCAATGATGATGCTCGAACGGACCGGCACATATATTGGTTCGGCCCTCGCGAGCGTGATCAATTTGCTCAACATCGAGCGGGTCGTGCTCGGCGGTTTGATAATGAACGCCGGAGATTCAGTTTTGGATTCGATCGTTTCGCGAGCCCGCGAGCTTTCGTTCGGCCCGTCATTTCGTGATCTGACCATCGTCAGCGGCGAATTGGGGACGGATGCATACGCGATCGGGGCATGTATTGCCGGAAACGGCAAATGA
- a CDS encoding cytochrome c3 family protein → MAQFFPKSANNVAKITMILGVVLAVTAFYAYTQLARSSYLTGRYVEKQQPVQFSHKHHTGDDGIDCRYCHTTVETTASAGMPSTETCMTCHSQIWSDSPYLEPVRASYRDNTPIEWERVHDLPEYTYFNHSIHIAKGIGCSTCHGQIDNMPSVYQENTLQMEWCLACHREPEKFIRPKSEIYNMRWKDSDLSTEARVQLKQEYKIRSREMLTSCSVCHR, encoded by the coding sequence ATGGCCCAGTTTTTTCCAAAAAGCGCGAACAATGTGGCGAAGATCACAATGATCCTCGGCGTCGTACTGGCCGTAACGGCCTTTTACGCATACACACAGCTCGCCCGCTCGTCCTATCTTACCGGACGATACGTCGAGAAGCAGCAGCCTGTGCAGTTCAGCCACAAGCACCACACGGGTGACGATGGCATTGATTGCCGCTATTGCCATACGACGGTTGAGACGACCGCGTCGGCGGGTATGCCCTCGACCGAGACGTGTATGACCTGCCACTCGCAGATCTGGTCGGATAGCCCATACCTTGAGCCCGTTCGTGCCAGCTATCGCGACAATACGCCGATCGAATGGGAACGCGTGCATGACCTGCCGGAATACACTTACTTTAACCACAGCATCCACATCGCAAAGGGCATAGGATGCTCGACCTGCCATGGCCAGATCGACAATATGCCTTCGGTCTATCAGGAAAATACGCTTCAAATGGAGTGGTGCCTCGCTTGCCACCGCGAGCCGGAGAAGTTCATCAGGCCGAAATCTGAGATATATAACATGCGTTGGAAGGATAGCGACCTTTCGACCGAAGCACGTGTTCAGCTCAAGCAAGAATACAAGATCCGCAGCCGCGAAATGTTGACGAGCTGCTCGGTGTGTCACCGTTAG
- a CDS encoding VWA domain-containing protein, with protein sequence MKNLVLRSRTGVAFMILAVFVFQSVAVGQSRPQRPTPTGNEKRNQRPTPKTEEQLRKEEEERRLQEEIKNAEVIDDPLRIETNIVNVDAVVYNKKSGQIITGLKKENFGIFENGIKRDIADFATPEAPITVTLVLEYSKWSEMFGRASGGVFEPGIYETIRPVAQFITQFIKPPDDYASVVAFDLRPTPITDFTNDPNRIRQTVDLLLRNTPAFRENNLYDAIKFSLIGGKGDSVVLENSESRTTEYGGMVDVRAKRRAIILVASGIDTFSRTNYGEIRKVIQEAGIPIYIISTGNMFYKMYEHRLETTTSITGMPGRMDFLQAKNIMNTFARESGGMHFEMTFPGEIPDYLNSINGLLRNQYNMAYELDEKHKPGSKHKLEVKVDVDGDGVYDEKNFVVQHRSVVLIAKEVEKKK encoded by the coding sequence ATGAAAAATCTAGTTCTTCGTAGTCGAACCGGGGTCGCATTCATGATCCTAGCGGTGTTCGTTTTTCAATCGGTTGCCGTCGGGCAGTCTCGCCCGCAAAGGCCGACGCCGACCGGAAACGAAAAACGCAATCAACGGCCGACGCCAAAGACCGAAGAACAGCTTAGGAAGGAAGAAGAGGAGCGGCGGCTTCAGGAGGAGATAAAGAACGCCGAGGTGATCGACGACCCGCTTCGCATTGAAACAAACATCGTCAATGTCGATGCGGTCGTTTACAACAAGAAGTCCGGCCAGATCATCACCGGCCTGAAAAAAGAGAATTTTGGGATTTTCGAGAATGGAATTAAACGCGATATCGCCGATTTCGCCACGCCTGAAGCCCCGATAACCGTTACGCTTGTCCTCGAGTACAGCAAATGGTCCGAGATGTTCGGCCGAGCATCGGGCGGTGTTTTTGAGCCCGGCATTTATGAGACCATCCGCCCGGTCGCACAGTTCATCACGCAGTTCATCAAACCGCCTGATGATTACGCCTCGGTCGTGGCTTTCGACCTTCGCCCGACACCGATCACAGACTTTACCAACGATCCGAACCGCATCCGCCAAACGGTCGATCTGCTGCTTCGTAACACGCCTGCATTTCGCGAGAACAATCTTTATGACGCGATCAAGTTCTCATTGATCGGCGGAAAAGGCGACTCCGTCGTGCTTGAGAATTCAGAAAGTCGGACGACGGAGTACGGGGGAATGGTTGACGTCCGGGCCAAGCGGCGGGCGATCATCCTCGTTGCTTCGGGCATCGATACCTTCAGCCGAACGAATTACGGCGAGATCCGCAAGGTGATCCAAGAGGCCGGAATACCGATCTACATAATTAGCACTGGCAACATGTTCTACAAGATGTATGAACACCGCCTGGAGACGACGACATCGATCACTGGAATGCCGGGAAGGATGGACTTCCTGCAGGCAAAGAACATAATGAATACCTTCGCTAGAGAATCGGGCGGAATGCACTTTGAAATGACCTTTCCCGGCGAGATCCCTGATTACCTGAACTCGATCAATGGCTTGCTCCGCAATCAATACAACATGGCCTACGAACTCGACGAAAAACATAAGCCGGGCTCGAAGCATAAGCTCGAGGTTAAGGTCGATGTAGACGGCGACGGCGTTTACGACGAAAAGAACTTCGTTGTCCAGCACCGCAGCGTTGTCCTGATCGCGAAAGAGGTTGAGAAGAAGAAATAG
- a CDS encoding cytochrome c yields MLKNNPARSVFIACLFAIAMVASGCGVRFDMQDQPRYKAYKKSDFFADGRASRDMVEGTVARGLLKENKAFYTGKIDNPDPNAQVQTSTDASGNTVVTSFPNAIDEFPIPVTKELIDRGEQRYKINCIVCHGPVGAGDGMIVRRGFVRPPSYHIDRLRGAPVGHFFDVISNGWGRMTGQKAMIPVADRWAIVAYIRTLQASQNPEQIMRMNSGTQPAATATPAPAASPAAQPNGGAN; encoded by the coding sequence ATGTTGAAGAATAATCCTGCTCGCAGTGTTTTCATCGCCTGCCTTTTCGCGATTGCGATGGTTGCCTCCGGCTGCGGAGTTCGGTTCGATATGCAGGACCAGCCGCGTTACAAGGCCTATAAGAAGAGCGATTTCTTTGCCGATGGGCGTGCTTCGCGCGACATGGTTGAGGGAACGGTCGCTCGCGGCTTGTTGAAGGAAAACAAGGCCTTCTATACCGGCAAGATCGATAACCCGGACCCGAATGCACAGGTTCAGACCTCGACCGACGCAAGCGGCAACACGGTTGTGACGAGCTTTCCGAACGCGATCGACGAGTTCCCGATACCGGTTACAAAAGAGTTGATCGACCGCGGCGAACAGCGTTACAAGATCAACTGTATCGTTTGCCACGGTCCGGTCGGTGCGGGCGACGGCATGATCGTCCGCCGCGGGTTCGTACGGCCGCCGTCGTATCACATTGACCGGCTGCGTGGTGCTCCGGTCGGACATTTCTTTGACGTGATCTCAAATGGTTGGGGACGTATGACCGGCCAGAAGGCAATGATTCCGGTAGCGGACCGCTGGGCGATCGTGGCTTACATTCGGACGCTCCAGGCGAGCCAAAATCCTGAACAGATAATGAGAATGAACTCGGGCACTCAGCCCGCGGCAACAGCAACACCGGCGCCGGCCGCAAGCCCGGCCGCCCAGCCGAACGGAGGTGCCAATTAA
- a CDS encoding radical SAM protein, with the protein MNRKITDSYKAKLANEEGYVVKHGASLRIALCYPNTYGIGMANLGLHTMYELFNNIPEVSCERVFLPDASELKEYEKSRTPLLSLETQTPVRDFDVVAFSISFETDYLNMARMLQLSGIPVWSAKRNHYHPLIIMGGAASFLNPEPIADFTDIIAVGEGEILAHQLVDAIFENETKDESLAALAAIGRGFYIPSLYDVIYNDDGTVFDYVPKKAGVPKRVGRALASVNPKEGTLRRALKRGENELADFLVNQDTFCPSTAVWAPAAEMGDRLLVEISRGCSQGCRFCWAGYNYYPPRVVPAKDILAKAAEWRGKTDKIGLVSTAVCDHPEISTILSELRAMEYRITVSSLRLDQISDELLDALVESNDQQIAVAPETGSDRLRRVINKNLTNDEIVDICGAVFDRGMLTIKLYMMVGLPTETQEDLDEMFVLVERIKDRMLEAGKRFGRAGKIIPSLNGFVPKPNTPLQWDAICDERELKRRIKYVCKGLGRIPNVDVRFMSARIAHEQALFSSGDRTIAKVIERAAALGGDIDKALRETGVDPAFHTSRDRSYDEFLPWSIVDTGLSFEFLKTEHEKARESLSSLPCPAVEKCTTCGVCPTTWLADAPAALVQIQPAKVREALAVGA; encoded by the coding sequence ATGAACAGAAAGATAACGGACAGTTACAAGGCAAAGCTTGCAAACGAGGAAGGTTACGTTGTGAAACACGGGGCCTCGCTTCGCATTGCTCTTTGCTACCCGAATACTTACGGGATCGGGATGGCCAACCTCGGCCTTCATACGATGTATGAGCTGTTCAACAACATTCCGGAAGTCTCTTGCGAACGCGTCTTCCTGCCCGATGCTTCAGAGCTCAAAGAATACGAAAAGTCGCGGACACCGCTGCTCTCGCTTGAGACTCAGACGCCCGTCCGTGATTTCGATGTCGTTGCATTCTCAATTTCATTCGAGACCGATTACCTCAACATGGCTCGGATGCTGCAGCTTTCGGGCATTCCGGTATGGTCCGCGAAACGCAACCATTATCACCCGCTAATCATTATGGGGGGAGCGGCATCCTTTCTTAATCCGGAGCCGATCGCAGATTTTACCGACATAATCGCCGTCGGCGAAGGCGAGATACTCGCTCACCAGCTTGTTGACGCGATCTTTGAAAACGAAACGAAGGACGAAAGTCTCGCCGCTCTTGCAGCCATCGGCCGCGGGTTTTATATTCCGTCGCTTTACGACGTCATCTACAACGACGACGGCACGGTCTTCGATTATGTTCCGAAGAAAGCGGGCGTTCCGAAGCGTGTCGGGCGGGCCCTCGCCTCGGTCAACCCGAAAGAAGGCACGCTCCGCCGGGCCCTGAAACGCGGCGAAAACGAACTTGCGGATTTTCTCGTCAACCAAGACACCTTCTGCCCCTCGACGGCAGTCTGGGCGCCCGCGGCCGAGATGGGCGACCGTCTTTTGGTCGAGATCTCTCGAGGCTGTTCTCAGGGCTGCCGGTTCTGTTGGGCTGGTTATAACTACTATCCGCCGCGGGTCGTCCCGGCAAAAGACATCCTCGCCAAGGCCGCCGAATGGCGTGGCAAGACCGACAAGATCGGCCTTGTATCGACCGCCGTTTGCGACCACCCGGAGATATCGACCATTCTCAGCGAATTGAGGGCGATGGAATATCGCATAACGGTCTCGAGCCTGCGGCTGGACCAGATTTCCGACGAACTGCTCGACGCTTTGGTCGAATCAAATGACCAGCAGATAGCCGTCGCTCCGGAAACCGGCTCCGACCGCCTCCGCCGCGTTATCAACAAAAATTTGACTAACGACGAGATCGTCGATATCTGCGGTGCTGTTTTTGACCGCGGAATGCTGACCATCAAGCTCTATATGATGGTCGGGCTTCCGACCGAAACGCAGGAAGACCTCGACGAGATGTTTGTCCTTGTCGAACGGATCAAGGACCGAATGCTCGAAGCCGGGAAACGCTTTGGCCGTGCGGGAAAGATCATCCCTTCCCTTAACGGGTTTGTGCCGAAGCCGAACACGCCGCTTCAGTGGGACGCCATTTGCGATGAACGCGAATTGAAACGCCGCATCAAATACGTCTGCAAGGGCCTGGGCCGCATCCCGAATGTGGACGTCCGCTTTATGTCCGCCCGCATCGCCCACGAACAGGCACTTTTTTCCTCCGGCGACCGCACGATCGCAAAGGTGATCGAGCGGGCTGCAGCCCTCGGTGGCGACATCGACAAGGCCCTTCGCGAGACCGGAGTCGATCCCGCTTTCCATACTTCGCGAGACCGCAGCTACGATGAATTTCTTCCGTGGTCGATCGTCGATACAGGCCTTTCGTTCGAATTTCTCAAGACCGAACACGAAAAGGCCCGAGAATCGCTCTCGAGCCTTCCTTGTCCTGCTGTTGAAAAATGTACGACCTGCGGCGTTTGCCCGACGACCTGGCTCGCCGATGCCCCTGCGGCTCTGGTTCAGATACAGCCCGCTAAGGTCCGCGAAGCTCTCGCCGTCGGCGCTTAG
- the nrfD gene encoding polysulfide reductase NrfD: MSDIKEIQERIYPPMVEGDHSFGTVSDKIGDLSLKRRTPFHWYIGFAISFIVAQLLLFSVVVLLARGIGIWGNNQPVGWAFDIINFVWWIGIGHAGTLISAILLLLNQKWRTSINRFAEAMTLFAVACAAMFPLLHTGRPWLAAYWLFPYPNTMGIWPQFRSPLIWDVFAVSTYATISLLFWYVGLIPDFATLRDRAKNKFFKAVYGLLSWGWRGSARHWHRYEIAYLLLAGLSTPLVLSVHSIVSFDFAVSQLPGWHATIFPPYFVAGAIFAGFAMVLILVIPLRILYNMKDFITDTHLTYMGKVMLATGLIVVYGYAMEGFFAWYSAAEYEWFMMKNRIWEGPYWWSYWLLILCNGMSIQLLWFKKFRESAFWLFMISLVVSVGMWLERFVIIVTSLNRDFLPSSWAMYSPTVFDWSMFVGTIGFFFTLLYLFIRFVPIISIFEVRTLLPEANVHGHHQDFEENVVVVEETYDRTDPPNSEGGK; encoded by the coding sequence ATGTCAGACATCAAAGAAATACAAGAAAGGATCTATCCTCCAATGGTGGAGGGCGACCATTCGTTCGGGACCGTATCCGATAAGATCGGCGACCTTTCGCTAAAGCGGAGAACGCCGTTCCATTGGTACATCGGTTTTGCGATCTCGTTCATCGTCGCACAGCTTCTCTTGTTCTCGGTAGTGGTGCTGCTCGCCCGCGGTATCGGAATCTGGGGCAACAACCAACCGGTCGGCTGGGCCTTCGACATCATCAACTTCGTTTGGTGGATCGGCATCGGCCACGCCGGAACGCTCATTTCGGCGATCCTTTTGCTGCTTAATCAGAAGTGGCGGACCTCGATCAACCGTTTTGCGGAGGCGATGACGCTCTTCGCCGTGGCCTGCGCCGCGATGTTCCCGCTCTTGCACACGGGCCGTCCGTGGCTGGCGGCTTACTGGCTTTTCCCGTACCCGAACACGATGGGCATCTGGCCGCAGTTTCGCTCGCCGCTCATCTGGGACGTCTTTGCAGTCTCGACCTATGCGACGATCTCGCTGCTTTTCTGGTACGTCGGCCTCATCCCGGACTTTGCAACGCTCCGGGACCGGGCAAAGAATAAATTCTTCAAGGCTGTTTACGGCCTGCTTTCCTGGGGCTGGCGAGGAAGTGCACGCCATTGGCATCGCTATGAGATAGCTTATCTCCTGCTTGCCGGGCTTTCGACACCGCTGGTTCTCTCTGTCCACTCGATCGTGTCCTTCGACTTCGCCGTTTCTCAACTGCCGGGATGGCACGCAACGATCTTCCCGCCGTACTTTGTTGCGGGTGCGATCTTTGCCGGGTTCGCGATGGTTCTGATCCTCGTTATTCCGCTCCGGATCCTTTACAACATGAAGGATTTCATCACGGACACCCACCTCACCTATATGGGAAAGGTGATGCTCGCGACCGGGCTGATCGTGGTTTATGGCTACGCGATGGAAGGTTTTTTCGCCTGGTATAGTGCGGCAGAGTACGAATGGTTCATGATGAAGAACCGAATTTGGGAAGGGCCGTACTGGTGGTCTTATTGGCTGCTGATCCTCTGCAACGGTATGTCCATCCAGTTGCTGTGGTTCAAGAAATTCAGGGAAAGCGCCTTCTGGCTGTTCATGATCTCGCTGGTTGTCAGCGTTGGTATGTGGCTTGAGCGGTTTGTGATCATCGTTACAAGCTTGAACCGCGACTTCCTGCCCTCGTCATGGGCTATGTATTCGCCGACCGTCTTCGATTGGTCGATGTTCGTCGGCACCATCGGGTTCTTTTTCACGCTGCTCTATCTGTTCATCCGGTTCGTTCCGATCATCTCGATCTTTGAGGTCAGAACGCTACTCCCGGAAGCGAATGTGCACGGGCACCATCAGGATTTTGAGGAGAATGTGGTCGTCGTCGAGGAGACCTACGACCGAACGGACCCGCCTAACAGCGAAGGCGGAAAGTAA
- a CDS encoding TAT-variant-translocated molybdopterin oxidoreductase, whose translation MMPSQESIQNFAKLRDEILAENSGKDYWRSLEELADRPEFEEFVKGEFPIQAEEWDNSLSRRNFIKVMGASLALAGLSGCVIQPPEKIVPYVRPNEDMLPGKPLFFATAMTMGGVATGVLAKSFEGRPIKIEGNPQHPASLGATDIYAQAAILDMYDPDRSQKVMYRGAPNSWQNFVTAMRSSINENRADGGAGIRFLTPTVTSPTLQAQIRQLQTQLPNLKWVQYEPVNKDNVHEGAKLAFGSPVNTVYRFDRAMRVLSLDSDIFSGSNVRYMADFAKARRYSEENKEISRLYAIETTMTLTGAKADHRLAVKPSQMTEVAKAIAAAVGVGGASSTYTENSDWIAVMAKDLSAFRGRSLVVAGDNQPPAVHAIAHAMNAALGNVGETVVYTDPLAANADRPQIEQLSELVADIDAGRVKMLVMMGGNPVYSTPADLKLNFKRFVPEGTQDTKVPMRVHLGLHFDETAEICHWHVPEKHFLEMWSDGRAYDGTVTMTQPLIEPLYGGKSVHELTQLFFRENFEKKDYDIVREYWQTQNIGATAPAPAPVAVAANANTAANSNTNAQPSAAATPAATSAPSTFEDNWRRAVHDGFLANSAYPAKAVSANTAFLSQPAAANSGSGPLEVTILPDPSVYDGRFANNGWMQELPNPLTKITWDNVGLISPATAARLGINRSNDAREQSGGERPTAFINSHGNNMFSDVVKLTYQGQELDGVPMWIAPGQPDDVITIYMGYGRTRAGNVGTGLGYNAFQVQRSDAMTFGFGDILKTAETTTIASAQIHFNMEGRDLLRVWDVNHYEEHVTKGKQDDFKSKSMYNTPEYDKWYAENHKWAMSIDLSSCVGCNACVLACQSENNIPVVGKEQVARAREMHWMRIDTYYGGSDVSKPEGPHFQPVLCMQCEMAPCEVVCPVTATVHNPEGLNDMVYNRCVGTRYCSNNCPYKVRRFNFFLYQDWDTPQYKLMRNPEVSIRSRGVMEKCTYCTQRISEARIEAEKEGRRVRDGEVLTACQSVCPTGAIVFGDMNDPLSKVAKVKVDPRNYNLLNELNTQPRTTYLPDVKNPNPEMPGYVKPKIKKVSHAKPETAAKKEGNDGH comes from the coding sequence ATGATGCCTAGTCAGGAAAGCATACAAAACTTTGCAAAACTGCGAGACGAAATTCTCGCGGAAAACAGCGGCAAGGACTATTGGCGGAGCCTTGAAGAACTGGCCGACCGGCCGGAGTTCGAGGAATTCGTCAAGGGAGAATTCCCGATCCAGGCCGAGGAATGGGACAACAGCCTCAGCCGCCGCAACTTTATCAAGGTGATGGGTGCCTCGCTCGCCCTTGCCGGCCTTTCGGGGTGCGTCATTCAACCGCCGGAAAAGATCGTGCCCTATGTCCGGCCCAATGAGGACATGCTCCCGGGCAAACCACTCTTTTTTGCAACCGCGATGACGATGGGCGGGGTCGCCACCGGCGTGCTCGCCAAGTCGTTCGAGGGCCGGCCGATCAAGATCGAAGGCAATCCGCAGCACCCGGCAAGCCTCGGGGCGACCGACATTTACGCACAGGCGGCGATCTTGGACATGTATGACCCGGATCGTTCGCAGAAGGTAATGTACCGCGGTGCACCGAACTCCTGGCAGAACTTCGTTACGGCAATGCGGTCCTCCATAAACGAGAACCGCGCCGATGGAGGTGCGGGCATCCGCTTCCTCACGCCGACCGTGACCTCGCCGACCCTGCAAGCGCAGATCCGGCAACTTCAGACCCAACTTCCGAATTTGAAATGGGTCCAATACGAGCCGGTCAACAAGGATAATGTCCACGAAGGGGCAAAGCTCGCTTTCGGTTCGCCTGTGAACACGGTTTATAGGTTTGACCGGGCAATGCGCGTGCTTTCGCTCGATTCGGACATCTTCTCGGGCTCGAACGTCCGGTACATGGCGGATTTTGCCAAGGCCCGCCGCTATTCTGAAGAGAACAAAGAGATCAGCCGCCTCTATGCCATCGAAACGACGATGACGCTCACCGGAGCGAAGGCGGACCACCGTCTGGCGGTCAAGCCGAGCCAGATGACCGAGGTCGCAAAGGCGATCGCCGCGGCCGTCGGCGTTGGCGGTGCGAGCAGCACTTATACGGAAAATTCGGACTGGATCGCCGTGATGGCGAAAGACCTTTCGGCCTTCCGCGGCCGTTCGCTCGTCGTCGCCGGCGATAATCAGCCGCCGGCCGTTCACGCAATTGCACATGCGATGAACGCAGCTCTCGGCAACGTCGGCGAAACGGTTGTTTACACCGACCCGCTGGCAGCAAATGCCGATCGGCCGCAGATCGAACAGCTTAGCGAATTGGTCGCCGACATCGACGCCGGACGGGTGAAAATGCTGGTGATGATGGGCGGAAATCCCGTTTATTCAACCCCCGCCGACCTCAAGCTCAACTTCAAGCGATTCGTTCCCGAAGGGACGCAGGACACAAAAGTCCCTATGCGTGTTCACCTCGGGCTGCATTTTGATGAGACAGCCGAGATCTGCCATTGGCATGTGCCGGAGAAGCACTTCCTCGAAATGTGGAGCGACGGCCGTGCGTATGATGGCACTGTCACGATGACCCAGCCGCTTATCGAGCCGCTCTATGGCGGAAAATCGGTACACGAGCTGACGCAGCTTTTCTTCCGCGAGAACTTTGAAAAGAAAGACTACGACATCGTACGCGAATACTGGCAGACGCAGAACATCGGGGCCACGGCACCCGCACCGGCTCCGGTAGCTGTAGCGGCAAACGCGAACACGGCCGCGAATTCAAACACAAACGCTCAGCCATCGGCAGCAGCAACTCCCGCGGCTACATCTGCTCCTAGCACCTTTGAGGACAATTGGCGGCGTGCGGTTCATGACGGATTCCTCGCCAATAGTGCATATCCGGCAAAGGCGGTCTCAGCAAATACTGCATTTCTCAGCCAGCCGGCCGCGGCAAATTCAGGCAGCGGGCCGCTTGAGGTGACGATCCTGCCTGATCCTTCGGTTTACGACGGTCGCTTTGCCAACAACGGCTGGATGCAGGAACTTCCGAACCCGCTGACCAAGATCACCTGGGACAACGTCGGCCTGATCAGCCCGGCGACCGCCGCCCGGCTTGGCATCAACCGCTCGAACGATGCTCGTGAACAGTCCGGCGGTGAACGGCCCACTGCCTTTATCAACAGCCACGGCAACAATATGTTTTCGGACGTGGTCAAGCTGACCTATCAGGGGCAAGAGCTTGACGGCGTCCCGATGTGGATCGCTCCGGGCCAGCCCGATGACGTTATAACGATCTACATGGGCTACGGCCGTACGCGAGCCGGAAATGTTGGAACCGGCCTTGGCTACAATGCGTTTCAGGTGCAGCGTTCCGATGCGATGACGTTCGGCTTCGGCGATATTTTGAAGACCGCCGAAACCACGACCATTGCATCCGCGCAGATTCACTTCAACATGGAAGGCCGCGATCTGCTCCGCGTTTGGGACGTTAACCATTACGAAGAGCACGTCACAAAGGGCAAGCAGGACGACTTCAAGTCGAAGTCGATGTATAACACGCCCGAGTACGACAAATGGTACGCCGAGAACCACAAGTGGGCGATGTCGATCGACCTCAGTTCATGCGTCGGCTGCAACGCCTGCGTGCTGGCTTGCCAATCGGAAAACAATATCCCGGTCGTAGGCAAGGAACAGGTCGCTCGTGCCCGCGAGATGCACTGGATGCGTATCGATACCTACTACGGCGGCAGCGACGTCAGCAAGCCCGAAGGCCCGCACTTCCAGCCGGTGCTGTGTATGCAGTGCGAAATGGCACCGTGCGAGGTCGTTTGCCCGGTAACGGCAACCGTTCACAATCCGGAAGGCCTCAACGACATGGTTTATAACCGTTGTGTCGGTACGCGGTATTGCTCAAACAACTGCCCGTACAAGGTTCGCCGGTTCAATTTCTTCCTTTATCAGGACTGGGATACGCCGCAGTACAAGCTTATGCGAAACCCCGAGGTTTCGATCCGCAGCCGCGGCGTGATGGAGAAATGTACTTACTGCACTCAGCGTATCTCCGAAGCTCGCATCGAGGCAGAGAAGGAAGGACGCCGTGTCCGCGATGGCGAGGTTCTGACGGCCTGCCAGTCGGTCTGCCCGACCGGTGCGATAGTTTTCGGCGATATGAACGACCCGCTCAGCAAGGTCGCGAAGGTCAAGGTCGATCCGCGTAACTACAACTTGCTCAATGAGTTGAACACACAGCCGCGGACGACCTATTTGCCGGATGTCAAGAATCCGAACCCCGAGATGCCGGGCTATGTAAAGCCGAAGATCAAGAAGGTCTCGCACGCGAAGCCGGAAACTGCGGCAAAGAAAGAGGGCAACGACGGACATTAA
- a CDS encoding DUF3341 domain-containing protein, with product MQKKLYGLMAEFDTATDLVDAANRVREAGYTKTDAFSPFPLHEIDEALGIKRSILPVLVFFGGLAGLCLGIGLQVFVHYIDYPMNVGGRPYLSWPAFVPPSYELTILLAGFTAVFGMLFLNGLPRPYHPVFNVPRFALASREKFFLLVEAADSKYDYDETKAFLGELKPQEVFDVEE from the coding sequence ATGCAGAAGAAACTGTACGGCTTAATGGCTGAATTCGATACCGCGACCGATCTGGTCGATGCGGCAAATCGAGTGCGCGAGGCCGGGTACACCAAGACCGACGCCTTTTCGCCATTTCCGCTTCACGAGATCGATGAGGCGTTGGGGATCAAGCGGAGCATTCTTCCGGTGCTGGTGTTTTTTGGCGGACTCGCGGGACTTTGCCTCGGCATCGGGCTCCAGGTTTTTGTCCACTATATCGATTATCCGATGAACGTCGGCGGGCGGCCGTACCTAAGTTGGCCGGCATTCGTTCCGCCGTCTTACGAGCTGACGATCCTGCTCGCGGGCTTTACGGCGGTTTTCGGAATGCTTTTTCTCAATGGGCTGCCGAGGCCATATCATCCGGTCTTCAATGTGCCGCGATTCGCGCTCGCTTCGCGTGAAAAGTTCTTTTTGCTGGTCGAGGCGGCCGATTCGAAATACGATTATGACGAGACCAAGGCGTTTCTTGGCGAACTTAAGCCGCAGGAGGTGTTCGATGTTGAAGAATAA